A genomic window from Patescibacteria group bacterium includes:
- a CDS encoding PAS domain S-box protein — protein MSKRPLQVKKQPQLAALTAKKTDDIVFCAESTGKIIFANKAMIKTLGYTETELLAKNLQDIDLTLSTQAQQRLWTELKKSGSKVVSSSYRRRDGSVIPVEISTNLFRHGTSEYLCGIARDLSGHLAAMADLEMKALMLDSIADSIFLLQPDGDIVYANATACQEHGYTCAELIGQNIKILHEKKDLPQVTKGLSNLSAKGGQASFSGFHLRKDGTPLPIDVNSRAIKIGDKPFILSVVRNATEHRQLQRTLEQEKLRFRQYFDLAATLLISLDPNGLILAANREACRILGYARETDLIGLNWFENFVPKNIREPLADYQRKLIADRADSDERINMIVTRHGKERLIAWRNTTLNGPDGMPTMTISSGRDITNEQAAHSELHLRSQALDLVGESVFIHDLNGKIIFVNREACLERGYRPGELIGRNIGTDIDAPESSALLKTRIKKLLKTGESSFEVQHRRRDGSIFPASIHARIIKIGGVDMVLSSVRDISESREMENALRNEREKFKNYFELASIILVALDLKGHISAINRRGAELFGQTPEKMVGLEWPQISLSKETQLKMREYLQKLLAGQVQTTDEEINIATPSGERLIAWRSSLLRDKHGQILGILGSGLDVTERRRLENETAAKNRALEVVNRGADAIMRATNEQKLLTEVCDIICRIGGYRLAWIGRKLADKNQTIEAAASAGAERDYTVNLGVSWGNNKLGQTPIGLALRSGRRQIALDLLKNDAFKPWSDRIKQHNLTADLALPIKIGDKVELALAIYSNEADPFNQNEIELLERLAANLAFGITNLRTRLAQQEAERTGRELAEKYGFIMENANDVFYWIAADGRIITISPGTKRYALDADQMVGHSFLEYAWDEDREWVAKDFVALLRDKNTHTIKWRIRDGHGQPVWMETVSRVVPTDKPNKPAVVGVLRDITERHNAEMEKARYDAIHRLLTELSSLILSTTVSKVDTVIDKIIARVGVFAGVDRTYVVTLSEQDTPLASIREWRAAGIRPITDKIEGLPSDKTPLWVQQLLNGETLIVNDSGKIPANQAAEKTLSTMQEARSYVGLSLKSRGSVIGFVGMSTVRTQRTWSEADLFLLEQLANNITGLLEWSRAQKKTTESEQRFRELSDLAPQAIIELDLQGRLAYCNKAGLKMMGYDHEPSRTLTIADLIAPSDLAKVSKNIGLRLEDKINTGNEYLGRRQDGSTIPILAYTSPIIKNGKPVGLRGVIFDLTDIKKTEAHRDYLATFPGNNPSPIIEFNLDGAITYLNPAASRLLTPLRVGLNIHEVLPEVESILNENAPETTAVEVVRNNSWYLALTSRSDQYSGIRLYMMDITSLKQLEAKLTESERRYRAILENTSDVIYSTDLKGIITYVSPQAAQFGFDPEKIIGHTLLEFISPEDRELVTKEFERAITSRHGFALPTLQFRLVNPEGKIYWVEENGRAVVDPKKGATGAFGVMRDITERKKNEDLIVKKTVAEKLISNISTEFLKAATENFDPIVNNGLNKLARLTNADCAKIYLISDDSKRLIERFIANEDDAAGHERREFQLTDFPWISSNFNRRDVIQVSDINQLPSEARPELKRLCNERLTSTIFTPILAGYRVIGLVGFSTYKGIYTWPPEDAILLKMFADIYANAHVRRETERSRLRRSEAEKIITDLTVKFASVEESELNRVSSTALEKIALFAGAERAAFAKFGPQRTNLSWIQEYHRPNLSPIIATMQNLPLAPGDWLFGEIDSDTTATLTDISHLSANVDARTIRVSPEIGAFAAAPIKQGGRAIGFIGLYATGPKYWSEDETNLLTNLGKIIGDALEKAAANAKVREADLLRRKFVQIVSHQLRTPLTAIRWNLEALLTDEVGKLQPEQKSIIRLAHESEVEVISRLGQMLTALDIEEGRALLNPEPMALDALWDSVRSSLIPRCASKELTLTYKPPSKPLPAIKADPEKIREVLTTLADNAIAYTNNGGSIEARLENHGTFIRFSIKDTGVGIPKAEQLRIFSRFYRASNAPTMLPNASGLNLSIAKYFIEQHGGQIGFESRDGQGSTFWFELPLVENR, from the coding sequence ATGTCGAAACGGCCGCTCCAGGTCAAAAAACAGCCTCAACTCGCCGCTCTGACCGCTAAAAAGACCGACGATATAGTTTTTTGTGCTGAATCAACAGGAAAAATAATCTTCGCCAATAAAGCGATGATTAAAACCCTGGGCTACACCGAAACCGAATTACTGGCCAAAAACCTGCAAGATATCGACTTGACGCTGAGCACCCAGGCCCAACAGCGGCTTTGGACGGAGCTGAAGAAGTCGGGCAGCAAGGTCGTCAGCAGTTCCTATCGCCGCCGCGACGGATCCGTCATCCCGGTCGAGATCTCGACGAACTTGTTCCGTCATGGCACTTCGGAATATCTCTGCGGCATCGCCCGCGACCTCAGCGGTCATCTGGCCGCCATGGCCGATCTGGAAATGAAAGCTCTGATGTTGGACTCGATCGCGGACTCTATCTTCCTGCTCCAGCCGGACGGCGACATCGTCTACGCGAATGCAACCGCCTGCCAAGAACATGGTTATACCTGCGCGGAGCTCATCGGCCAAAACATCAAGATCTTGCATGAAAAAAAAGACCTCCCTCAAGTGACCAAAGGACTGAGCAACTTGTCGGCCAAAGGCGGACAAGCATCGTTCAGCGGATTCCACTTGCGGAAAGACGGCACCCCTCTGCCCATCGATGTCAACTCGCGCGCCATCAAAATCGGCGACAAACCATTCATCCTGAGCGTCGTCCGCAACGCGACCGAGCATCGTCAGCTCCAGCGGACGCTGGAACAGGAAAAACTGAGGTTCCGCCAATATTTCGACTTGGCCGCGACACTTCTCATCTCCCTGGATCCTAACGGACTCATTCTGGCGGCTAACCGCGAGGCTTGCCGTATCCTGGGCTACGCCCGGGAAACAGACCTCATCGGCCTGAACTGGTTCGAGAACTTCGTTCCGAAAAATATCCGCGAGCCGCTCGCCGACTATCAGCGCAAACTTATCGCCGATCGCGCTGACTCCGACGAACGCATCAACATGATCGTTACGCGTCACGGCAAAGAGCGGCTGATCGCCTGGCGCAACACGACCCTGAACGGCCCCGACGGCATGCCGACCATGACCATCAGTTCGGGTCGCGACATCACGAACGAGCAAGCCGCCCACAGCGAACTTCACCTCCGCTCCCAAGCCCTGGATCTGGTCGGGGAATCGGTCTTCATCCACGATCTCAACGGCAAGATTATTTTCGTCAACCGCGAGGCCTGCCTGGAGCGCGGTTACAGACCTGGCGAACTCATCGGACGGAACATCGGCACCGACATCGACGCGCCCGAAAGCAGTGCGCTCCTGAAAACACGCATTAAGAAGCTGCTGAAAACCGGCGAATCTTCTTTCGAAGTGCAGCACCGCCGCCGCGATGGATCGATTTTCCCGGCCAGCATCCACGCCCGCATCATCAAGATCGGCGGCGTGGACATGGTCCTGTCCTCCGTCCGCGACATCAGCGAGTCGCGCGAAATGGAAAATGCGCTCCGAAACGAACGGGAAAAATTCAAGAACTATTTTGAACTCGCCTCCATCATCCTGGTGGCCCTTGATCTCAAAGGGCACATCTCCGCCATCAACCGGCGCGGCGCCGAACTCTTCGGTCAGACCCCGGAAAAAATGGTCGGTCTGGAATGGCCGCAGATTTCCCTGTCGAAGGAAACACAATTGAAAATGCGGGAGTACCTGCAAAAATTACTGGCCGGACAAGTCCAGACGACGGACGAAGAGATCAATATTGCGACGCCTTCTGGCGAACGCCTGATCGCGTGGCGAAGCTCGCTCTTGCGCGATAAACACGGACAGATACTCGGCATCCTGGGATCCGGCCTCGACGTCACCGAGAGACGCCGGTTGGAAAACGAAACCGCCGCAAAAAACCGGGCTCTCGAAGTCGTCAACCGAGGCGCGGATGCGATCATGCGGGCAACCAACGAACAAAAGTTATTAACGGAGGTCTGCGACATTATCTGTCGAATCGGCGGCTACCGCCTGGCCTGGATCGGCCGCAAGTTGGCAGACAAGAACCAAACGATCGAAGCGGCAGCTTCCGCCGGAGCAGAACGAGACTACACCGTGAATCTCGGCGTCTCCTGGGGAAACAACAAACTCGGCCAGACCCCGATCGGTCTGGCGTTGCGCTCCGGCCGCCGGCAGATCGCCTTGGACCTGTTGAAAAATGATGCCTTCAAACCCTGGTCTGACCGGATCAAGCAGCATAATCTGACCGCTGATCTGGCGCTGCCGATCAAGATCGGCGACAAAGTTGAACTGGCCTTGGCCATCTATTCCAACGAGGCCGATCCATTCAACCAGAACGAGATCGAGTTGTTGGAACGGCTGGCCGCGAACCTGGCTTTTGGCATCACGAACCTCCGCACTCGTCTGGCCCAACAAGAAGCCGAGCGCACCGGCCGAGAGCTGGCCGAAAAATACGGCTTCATCATGGAGAACGCCAACGATGTTTTTTATTGGATCGCCGCGGATGGACGGATCATCACCATTAGCCCCGGCACCAAACGCTATGCCCTGGACGCCGATCAGATGGTCGGCCACTCATTCCTCGAGTACGCCTGGGACGAAGACCGTGAATGGGTCGCCAAGGACTTCGTGGCTCTGCTGCGCGACAAAAACACGCATACGATCAAATGGCGCATTCGGGACGGACACGGCCAGCCGGTCTGGATGGAAACCGTCTCCCGCGTCGTACCCACCGACAAACCGAACAAACCCGCCGTCGTCGGCGTGTTGCGCGACATCACCGAACGCCACAATGCCGAGATGGAAAAAGCGCGCTACGACGCCATTCATCGGCTGCTGACCGAGTTGTCTTCGTTGATCCTCTCGACCACGGTCTCCAAGGTCGACACCGTGATTGACAAGATCATCGCGCGCGTCGGCGTTTTTGCCGGCGTCGATCGAACGTATGTGGTGACCCTCTCCGAACAGGACACCCCTCTGGCCAGCATCCGCGAATGGCGCGCCGCCGGCATCAGACCGATCACCGATAAGATCGAGGGCCTGCCTTCCGATAAAACCCCGCTCTGGGTCCAACAGCTCCTGAACGGCGAAACCCTGATCGTCAACGACTCCGGCAAAATACCGGCTAATCAGGCCGCTGAAAAAACACTGTCGACAATGCAGGAAGCCAGATCATACGTCGGTCTGTCGCTCAAATCGCGCGGCAGCGTGATCGGCTTCGTCGGTATGAGCACGGTTCGAACGCAACGAACCTGGTCGGAAGCCGATCTCTTTCTCCTGGAACAATTGGCCAACAACATCACTGGTCTCCTCGAATGGTCCCGGGCTCAGAAAAAAACCACCGAAAGCGAGCAGCGTTTCCGCGAACTGTCCGACCTGGCGCCCCAGGCGATCATCGAGCTCGATCTGCAGGGTCGGCTGGCCTATTGCAACAAGGCCGGACTCAAAATGATGGGCTATGACCATGAGCCCTCAAGAACGCTGACCATCGCCGACTTGATCGCTCCTTCGGATCTGGCCAAGGTCTCCAAAAATATCGGCTTACGGCTGGAAGACAAAATCAACACCGGCAATGAGTATCTAGGTCGCCGTCAAGACGGCTCGACCATACCGATTCTGGCCTACACCAGCCCGATCATCAAGAACGGCAAGCCCGTAGGTCTGCGCGGCGTGATCTTCGATCTGACCGATATTAAAAAAACCGAAGCGCACCGAGACTACCTGGCCACTTTTCCCGGCAACAACCCCTCGCCGATCATCGAATTCAACCTCGACGGCGCCATCACTTATCTCAACCCGGCCGCTTCCAGACTGCTGACCCCGCTGCGCGTCGGACTCAATATTCATGAGGTCCTACCGGAAGTCGAATCGATTCTGAACGAAAACGCGCCGGAAACAACTGCGGTTGAAGTGGTCAGAAACAATAGCTGGTACTTGGCGCTGACCAGCCGCTCGGATCAATACAGCGGCATCCGGTTGTACATGATGGACATTACCAGCCTCAAACAGCTGGAAGCCAAGCTGACTGAAAGCGAACGACGCTATCGCGCCATCCTCGAAAACACTTCGGATGTAATTTATTCGACAGACCTCAAAGGCATCATCACTTACGTGAGTCCGCAGGCGGCCCAATTCGGTTTCGATCCGGAAAAGATCATCGGTCACACCTTGCTGGAATTCATCTCTCCCGAAGACCGCGAACTCGTCACCAAAGAATTCGAGCGCGCGATCACCTCGCGACACGGATTCGCCTTGCCGACGCTCCAATTCCGCCTCGTCAATCCCGAAGGCAAGATCTACTGGGTCGAAGAAAACGGCCGCGCCGTCGTTGATCCGAAAAAAGGCGCGACTGGAGCTTTCGGCGTCATGCGCGACATCACCGAACGCAAAAAGAACGAGGATCTGATCGTCAAAAAGACGGTCGCGGAAAAACTTATCTCCAACATCTCGACTGAATTCCTGAAAGCCGCTACCGAAAATTTCGACCCGATCGTCAACAACGGCCTGAATAAACTGGCGCGGCTGACAAATGCTGATTGCGCCAAAATCTACCTGATATCCGATGATTCCAAACGATTGATCGAGCGCTTCATCGCCAATGAAGACGACGCGGCCGGACACGAGCGTCGCGAATTCCAGCTGACCGACTTCCCCTGGATCTCCTCCAACTTCAACCGCCGCGACGTTATCCAGGTCAGCGATATCAACCAGCTGCCGAGTGAAGCTCGGCCAGAGCTCAAACGCCTCTGCAACGAACGCCTGACCTCGACTATTTTCACGCCTATTTTGGCTGGTTATCGGGTCATCGGACTCGTCGGTTTTTCGACTTACAAAGGGATCTATACCTGGCCGCCGGAGGATGCCATCCTGCTGAAAATGTTCGCCGATATCTACGCCAACGCCCACGTCCGCCGAGAAACGGAACGGAGTCGCTTGCGGCGCTCGGAAGCGGAAAAGATCATCACCGATCTGACGGTCAAGTTCGCCTCGGTCGAAGAATCGGAACTTAACCGCGTGTCTTCGACAGCCCTCGAAAAGATTGCCTTGTTCGCCGGCGCTGAACGTGCCGCTTTCGCCAAATTCGGACCGCAGAGAACCAATCTGTCCTGGATCCAGGAATACCACCGACCGAATCTGTCGCCAATCATCGCTACCATGCAGAATCTGCCTCTTGCGCCGGGTGATTGGCTTTTCGGCGAGATTGACTCCGACACAACCGCCACTCTGACCGATATTTCCCATCTGTCGGCCAATGTCGACGCGCGGACGATCCGCGTCAGCCCCGAAATCGGAGCTTTCGCAGCCGCGCCGATAAAACAAGGTGGGCGGGCGATCGGCTTCATCGGCCTCTACGCCACTGGTCCGAAATACTGGTCTGAAGATGAGACAAATTTATTGACCAACCTGGGCAAAATCATCGGCGACGCGCTGGAAAAAGCCGCGGCCAACGCCAAGGTCCGCGAGGCTGACTTGCTCCGCCGCAAATTCGTCCAAATCGTCTCCCATCAACTCCGGACGCCGCTGACCGCGATCCGCTGGAACCTCGAAGCCCTGCTGACCGACGAAGTCGGCAAACTCCAACCGGAACAAAAAAGCATCATCCGCCTGGCCCACGAATCCGAGGTTGAGGTCATCAGTCGGCTCGGCCAAATGCTCACCGCGCTCGACATTGAAGAAGGCCGGGCGCTCCTGAATCCCGAACCGATGGCTCTCGATGCTTTGTGGGACTCGGTCCGTTCGTCCCTCATTCCCCGTTGCGCCAGCAAAGAACTGACCCTGACCTACAAACCGCCATCCAAACCGCTGCCAGCGATCAAAGCCGATCCGGAAAAAATCCGCGAGGTCCTGACGACCTTGGCAGATAACGCCATTGCCTATACCAACAACGGCGGCAGCATTGAAGCGCGGCTGGAGAATCATGGCACTTTCATTCGTTTCAGTATCAAGGATACCGGCGTCGGCATACCTAAAGCAGAGCAGCTCCGGATATTCTCCCGTTTCTACCGAGCTTCAAACGCCCCGACCATGCTGCCGAACGCCTCGGGACTCAACCTCTCCATCGCCAAATACTTCATAGAACAGCACGGCGGACAAATCGGTTTCGAAAGCCGCGATGGCCAAGGTTCAACTTTCTGGTTCGAATTGCCGCTGGTAGAAAACAGATGA
- the rpsP gene encoding 30S ribosomal protein S16: MLVLRLTRVGKKKQPSYRLIVQEKKRDPWGKALEIIGRYNPRTNPKTVDFDAERVKFWLSKGAVASDTVHNLLINAKIIKSAKRKNAVDPKRKDAAAEPEKKAEEKK; encoded by the coding sequence ATGTTAGTCCTCCGTCTTACCCGCGTCGGAAAGAAGAAACAGCCGAGCTACCGCCTGATCGTCCAGGAGAAGAAGCGCGATCCCTGGGGCAAAGCCCTCGAAATCATCGGCCGCTATAATCCGCGCACCAACCCCAAGACCGTCGACTTCGACGCCGAGCGCGTGAAATTCTGGCTCTCGAAGGGCGCTGTCGCTTCCGATACCGTCCACAATCTGCTCATCAACGCCAAGATCATCAAGAGCGCGAAGCGGAAGAATGCCGTTGATCCGAAGCGCAAAGATGCCGCCGCCGAGCCGGAAAAGAAGGCTGAAGAAAAGAAATAA
- a CDS encoding KH domain-containing protein, producing the protein MAERFQDQEFVEYVVRAIVGHPDDVRTDRTIDERGVLITLHVNPEDMGYVIGRQGQTARSIRTLLKIVGAKNNARVNLKVFEPEGSRRPPRRSEEQQAAPAAAEPIDTSAVDLEI; encoded by the coding sequence ATGGCAGAACGGTTTCAGGATCAGGAATTCGTCGAATACGTTGTACGGGCCATCGTCGGTCATCCGGATGATGTCCGGACCGATCGGACCATCGATGAGCGCGGCGTCCTCATCACGCTGCACGTCAACCCGGAAGACATGGGTTACGTGATCGGCCGCCAGGGACAGACCGCCCGCTCCATCCGGACGCTCCTCAAGATCGTCGGCGCGAAGAACAATGCGCGCGTCAACCTGAAGGTCTTTGAACCGGAAGGCAGCCGCCGCCCGCCGCGCCGCTCCGAAGAGCAGCAGGCCGCTCCCGCCGCCGCTGAACCGATTGACACTTCAGCCGTCGACCTGGAGATCTAA
- a CDS encoding PAS domain S-box protein produces MLKKTAFEQVQQLVFKATSDGVLLVDAETGSIVGGNSSLLKLLGFTTKELSQRRVWEIGFLNGPLRNRRSFGVLRCGHSSGSKFWTIRTRQGRRFDAALECSFFRFEGVGFLQFTIRDLTERRRLEAILWEREERFRKLFENSQLGVVLLYPDLHVCEINQAFTRITGYDDVDMKRLTLRDITHPEHLSADRKIMRIARNCVQDDYHAEKRYIGKRGQVVWTNTHIGAVCDEGGRLKYYQAIIEDITERKQIEARLAEQNIRDLEKEKTIQKLKDEFIFIAAHELRAPVTAISWSLELLKEVQTKPAAQPADLTEYLGTISENTARLNKLVSELLEVSRLEYGTFKVVSERFQLAPVLERAVAALGTLAAERSVSIKVMPTAAGSMVAYGNPGRVYEVLINLLTNAIKYNRVEGSVTIRTAAGGGELHVSVEDTGFGLSPDDITKLFKKFSRIETAETGEVAGTGLGLFIVKQTVERMGGKVWVKSAGRGQGSVFGFSLPQKVKRS; encoded by the coding sequence CGAGTTTGCTGAAGCTGCTGGGTTTTACCACAAAGGAGTTGTCGCAGAGGAGGGTGTGGGAGATCGGATTTTTGAACGGTCCCTTGCGTAACCGCAGGTCTTTTGGCGTATTGAGATGCGGCCATTCGTCCGGCAGTAAGTTCTGGACGATCCGGACCCGACAAGGACGGCGTTTCGATGCCGCCTTAGAATGCAGTTTTTTCCGCTTTGAAGGCGTCGGTTTTTTACAATTCACCATCCGCGACTTGACCGAACGCCGCCGTCTGGAGGCTATCTTGTGGGAGCGCGAGGAACGTTTCCGCAAACTATTCGAAAACAGCCAATTGGGCGTCGTGCTGCTTTATCCGGACCTGCATGTCTGTGAGATCAACCAAGCCTTCACCCGCATCACCGGATACGACGATGTGGATATGAAGCGGCTGACGCTCCGGGACATCACGCACCCGGAACACCTATCGGCCGACCGAAAGATCATGCGGATCGCGCGAAATTGCGTTCAGGATGATTATCATGCGGAGAAACGCTACATAGGCAAGCGGGGTCAAGTGGTTTGGACGAATACGCACATCGGCGCCGTGTGCGATGAGGGTGGCCGGCTGAAATACTATCAGGCGATTATCGAGGATATTACCGAACGTAAACAGATCGAAGCCAGACTGGCGGAACAAAATATCCGCGATTTGGAGAAAGAAAAGACGATCCAGAAGCTGAAGGACGAGTTCATCTTTATTGCTGCGCATGAGTTGCGGGCTCCGGTGACGGCTATCAGCTGGTCGCTGGAACTTTTGAAAGAAGTCCAGACAAAGCCTGCCGCTCAGCCTGCTGACCTGACGGAATATCTTGGCACCATCAGCGAGAACACCGCCAGGCTCAATAAGCTGGTTTCCGAACTGTTGGAGGTCTCGCGTCTGGAGTACGGCACCTTTAAGGTTGTTTCGGAGAGATTCCAGCTCGCTCCCGTCCTTGAGCGGGCCGTCGCCGCCCTTGGGACGCTGGCCGCGGAAAGATCGGTCAGCATCAAGGTCATGCCGACAGCGGCCGGGTCGATGGTGGCTTATGGGAATCCGGGGCGTGTTTACGAGGTTCTGATAAATCTGCTCACGAACGCCATCAAGTACAATCGCGTCGAGGGCAGCGTCACGATTCGTACTGCGGCTGGCGGCGGAGAGTTGCATGTCAGCGTCGAAGACACCGGTTTTGGGCTCAGTCCCGACGACATCACGAAACTTTTCAAGAAATTCTCCCGCATTGAGACTGCTGAGACCGGCGAGGTCGCCGGCACCGGTCTTGGACTATTCATCGTCAAGCAGACCGTTGAACGGATGGGGGGTAAGGTTTGGGTGAAAAGCGCCGGCCGTGGACAGGGGTCAGTTTTCGGTTTTAGTCTGCCCCAAAAAGTTAAGCGGTCGTAA